From the Comamonas antarctica genome, the window CCGCTGACCACGCTGACCCTGGCCGGCCTGCCGCCCGAGCGCATTCCCGCGGCCGCGGGGCTGAGCAACTTCGTGCGCATCACCGCGGGCGCCATGGGAACGTCCATTGCGACCACCCTGTGGAGCGACCGCGCGACGATGCACCATGCGCATCTGACCGAAGGCTTGATCGAAGGCCAGGGCGTGTTTGGCGCGATGCTGCAGAACCTGCAGGCCACGGGGCTGGGCAAGGAGCAGGCGCTGGTGCAGATCAACCGGCTCATCGACCAGCAGGCGTTCACGCGCGCCGCCGACGACATCTTCCTCGGATCGTCATATCTGTTCCTGCTGCTGATCGGCCTGATCTGGCTGACCCGGCGGCCCACGCCGGGCGCGGCCGCGGCCGACGCGGGCGGCGCGCACTGATCCGCGGCTTCAAGGCATCGCACCCTGGTCCAGTGCCAGCGTGCGATACCCCGCCTGCTGCGCATGCGGCCTGTGGCTGACCGCCACGATGGTGGTATCGGGCAGGCGCTCGTGCAGCAACTGCAGCACGGCAGCTTCAGTCTGCGCGTCGAGCGCCGAGGTGGCCTCGTCGAGCAGCAACAGCGGGCGCGCCTGCAAAATTGCGCGGGCCAGCAGGATCCGCTGCCTTTCTCCGCCGCTCAGGTCCAGACCGTCCTTGCCGACGCCGGCATCCAGCCAGCACGCCCCCTCCTGGCGCTGCAGCCGCTCCAATTTCAAGCCCAGCAGCAGCGTCTGCACTTCGTCATACGGCACATGCTCGAGGCCATAGGTCGCATTGGCGTAGACCGAGCGATCGAACAGCTTGGCATCCTGGGGAATGATGGACATCAGCCGCGATCGGTCGCGGCGCGAAAGCGCGCGCGCCGCTCGGCCCGCATACCGCACCTGTCCTGCCTGTGGCTCCAGCCGCCCGGCCAAAATCTTCAACAAAGAGGATTTGCCCGTGCCACTGGGTCCCGTGATCAAGTATCGGCCTGCGGGCTCCAGCTTGATACAAAGGTCGCACAGGAGCGGCCGGCCCTCGACGTAATGAAAAAAGACGTGGTCGATATCCACTCCCACAGCGCCCGTGTCGAATATTGCGCTCTGCAGTGGTTCGTCTTTCACCCCCCCGTATTCCAAGCCTTCAAGCACGGTCTCCAGCTTGTGGAGTTGCTCGAAAACGGTGTTGAGCGATTTTCCTACCGTGTCAAGTTGCACGTATGAAATCAGTCCGATGACGTACAGCATCACGGCACTGGCGGCATCGCCACCACCGCTGGCCGCCACGGAAACGATGAAAACAATGAAAACCAGGGCCAGGAATGACCTCTGCAGGAAATCATTTCTATCCATCAAAGCTTGCGCTTTTCTATAGGCAGCCCTCTCCACCTCAAGAAATGTGGAAATTCTGTTCCTCTCCACATACCCCATGTCATTCCCCACGACCGAATCGATATTGAAAATAATATCGGAAACCTCTTTGGAAGCACTGACGGTGGCAAGCACGGCATCGGCCACATGCCTCGACGAACTGCGTGCCAGCCGGTATGCCATGCAGCAATAAAAAGCCGCGGCAACAACGAAAATGAAACCATGCACTGGCAGTTTCACAAAGACCAGGACAGCAGAAAAAACGATAAAAAACAAAGCCCGCACCAGCGCATTGAGCCCCTCAAAAACCATGGTCCGCACCGCCTGCGAAGCCGTGGCCACCGCGGCTTCAATCGATCCTTGGTTCAAGCCGTGAAAAAATTCCAGGGGTTTGCTCAGCAGGCATTCGTACAATGCATACTTGGATGTACAGCGGATATCCTGCAGCACGGAATTATTGATTTCAGCCACTGCGTACGCCATGGCTCCAGAGAGGACCATGGCAGCCGCCAGGAAGACCACGCCAACACGAACCTCCATGGTGGATTGCTGGGCCATTTCCCGAACGATCAAGGCTATCAAAAACGGCTGCGCCACCATTGCCGCCGAATAAAATCCGATGGCTGCAAAAGACAGCAGGATTCGCGATTTCAGCTCGCCCAATTTGACGATATTTTTGACGAAGCACAAGGGATCAGACATCATCGCTCCCGTGTAGCCGCATCATGTTCGGGCAAACATTGAAAGCAGCGTCGTGAATATGGGTGCGGCCGCCATGGCCTTCTTCGCACCCCCTGACGGCGCTGACCTGGGCCGGCCTGCCGCCCGAGCGCCTGCGCGCCTGCGCGCGGGCGCGATGGACATATGCATTGCGAACAGCGTCTGGTCCAAAAGAAAAGCCATCCCCCGCAAGAAGGGATGGCTCGAGGCGCAGGCGGCGGCGCGGGATGGTCAGATATACGGCACGCCGTAGTAGTCGTTCACGCGGCGGCCGTATTCATCGGTGTACTCGGGATAGTCATCGCGTGCATAGCGTGGCGCGCCCTCGAGCTGCTCGCGCTGCAGCGACACCACATAGCCGCCCATTTCGGGCTCGTACTTGAGTGTGTCCCAGGGCAGCGGATAACGGTCGGTGCCGATGCCCAGGAATCCGCCGAATTCCATGACGGCGTAGCGCACCTTGCCCGACAGCTTGTCGATCATCAGCGTGTCGATCGTGCCCAGCTTCTCGCCGGCGGGATTGTAGACATTGGTGCCGTTGACGCGGTCGGAGGAAATGACGCTCGAGACGGTGTTGGGGGTGTTCATGGCAGTCCTTTCTATCGGTGGCGCAGTGGTCGCTGCAAACCCCGAGCCTACGTCCGGCGTGCGCGCGCCGGGGTAGTCGCTGCGCGGACAGCGGCGTAGGAGAGCCCGCAAGACCGCTTCGGGCCGTGCGGGCCGGCGCGCCTGCCGGCCTAAGACGCCGGCGCGATGCGCGAAGCGCCGGCTGCCGGCTCCCAACTGCCGCCCAGGGCGCGGATCAGCATCACCGTGGTGGTGTACTGCGCGCTGCGCAGCTGCAGCGCGTTGCGGCGCTGGCGCAGCGCATTGCGGCGCGCGTCCAGCAGCTCGAGCTGGCTCACATAGCCGTTGCGCCAGCGCACGTCCGACAGATGGCTCGCGCGCTCGGCCGATTCCACCGCCTGCGCCAGCACCTGCGACTGCTCGCCCAGCAGGCGCAGCGCGCTGAGCTGGTCCTCGACGTCGCGAAACGCCGTGAGCACCTGGCCGCGCTGCGCGGCCACGGCGGCTTCGAGCCGGGCCTTCGCGCCCTGTTCCTGCGCGGCGCGCTGGCCGCCGTCGAAAACCGGCAATGACAGCAGTGCGTTGACGCCCCAGGAACGCGCCGACCAGCGCAGCAGGTCGCCCAGTTCGGGCGAGGCGTAGCCGCCCTGCGCGGTGAGCACGATCTGCGGAAACCACGCCGCCTGCGCCACGCCGACGCGCGCCAGCGCGGCCTGCACCGTGGCCTGCGCGGCCGCGACATCGGGCCGGCGCGCCAGCACCGCGGCCGGCACGCCCGCGGGTATCAGCGGCAGCGCCGCCGGCGCCCCCGGCGCGACGCTGAACGCGCCGGCGACATCGCCCACCAGCAGCGCCAGTGCATTGCGCAGCAGCGCCTGCTGCCGGTCGAGCGCCAGCAGCTCGGAAGCGGTGGCCGATACCTCGGTCTGCATGCGCGCCAGATCGAGTTCGGCGGCGTCGCCGGCCTCGAAGCGGCGCGACGTGAGGCGCAGGCTGTCGCGGTAGATGTCCAGGCTTTGCGCCAGCAGCGCGCGCTCGTCCTGCAGCCCGCGCAGCTGCAGATAGGCCTGGGCGACATCGGCCTGCACCATCAGCCGCGTGCTTTGCAGCAGCGCGGCGCGCGCCTGCGCATCCTGCAGCGCCGCGGCGCTGGCCTGCGACAGCCGGCCCGACAGATCGACCTCATACGACAGATTCAAGCCCGCCGTACCCAAGGTGGCCGGCGCGGCGCCGCCCGTGGACTGCGCCCCGGCCTGGCGCCCGACGCCGGCGGATGCACCGAGCTGCGGCAGCCGCTGCGCATCGGCCGAACGCAGCAGCGCGCGCGCTTCGGCCAGCCGCGCGGCCGCGGCCTGGATATCGGTGTTGGCGTCACCGGCGCGCTCGACCAGCGCGCTGAGCTGCGGATCGGCAAACGCCAGCCACCAGGCGCCGCGCGGCTGGGCTTCGGCCGCGGCGGCGGCGGCGGCCGGCGCGCCGCTGAAGCGCGCAGGTATTTCCACGCCCGCGTTTTCGGGCGGGGCCGGCAGGGCGCTGGCGCAGCCGGCCAGCACCAGCGCGGCAAACAGCGGGGTCAGCAGGGCCAGCGTGCGCCGGCCAGGGTGGGGTATGGGTTTCATGGCAGCTTTCTTCTTATTCAGCAGGGCCGCGCGGCGCGGCCAGCACGGGATGGGCATTGGCGCCGGAGCCCGCGGGCCCGGCCTGCGGGTGCTGCAGCAGCGGCCGGTTGCCGGCCATGCGCCGCAGCAGCACATAGAACACCGGCGTGAGGAACAGGCCGAAGGCCGTGACGCCGATCATTCCAAAGAACACCGCCACGCCCATCGCGCTGCGCATCTCGGCGCCCGCGCCCGTGGCCAGCACCAGGGGCAGCACGCCCATGACAAACGCCAGCGAGGTCATCAGGATGGGCCGCAGCCGCAGCCGGCTGGCCTCGATGGCCGCCTGCACGGGCGTGCGCCCGGCAAATTCGAGCTCGCGCGCGAACTCGACGATCAGGATGGCGTTCTTCGCCGACAGGCCCACGAGCACGATCAGCCCGATCTGCGTGAACACGTTGTTGTCGCCGCCGCTGAGCCAGACCCCGGTCATGGCCGCGAGCAAGCCCATGGGCACGATCAGGATGATGGCAATCGGCAGCGTGAGGCTTTCATACTGCGCGGCCAGCACCAGGAACACCAGCAGGATGGCCAGCGGGAACACCAGCAGCGCGGAGTTGCCGGCCAGGATCTCCTGGTAGGTCAGCTCGGTCCATTCAAAGCCGATGCCCTGGGGCAGCGTCTCGTCGGCCACGCGTTCGATCGCGGCCTGGGCCTGGCCCGAGGAGAAGCCGGGCGCAGGCCCGCCGCTGACGTCGGCCGACAGGAAACCGTTGTAGCGCATCGCGCGCTCGGGGCCGAAACTCGGCTCGAGCTTCATCAACGCCGACAGCGGCACCATCTGGCCCGTGCTCGAGCGCACCTGCAACAGGCCCACGTCCTCGGCGCGCGCGCGAAACGCCGCATCGGCCTGCACGCGCACGCTGTAGGTACGGCCGAACTGGTTGAAGTCGTTGGCGTACAGGCTGCCCAGATAGATCTGCAGCGTCTCGAAGATGTCCGTGACCGGAACGCCCAGCTGGCGCGCCTTGGTGCGGTCGATATTCGCGTAGAGCTGCGGCACGTTGACCTGCCAGCTGGTGAACAGGCCGGCGAGTTCGGGCGTCTGGTAGGCCTTGGCCATGAAGGCCTTGACGGCCGCGTCCATGGCTTCATAGCCCAGCGAGGCACGGTCTTCGATCTGCAGCTTGAAGCCGCCGGTCGTGCCCAGGCCGGCCACGGGCGGCGGCGGGAACAGCGCGATGAAGGCTTCCTGGATGCTGCCAAAGGCCTGGTTCAGTTGCCCGGCCACGGCCGCGCCGCTCTGGTCGGCGCGCGTGCGCTCGGCAAACGGCTTGAGCGTGACGAACACCACGCCCGAGTTCGAGCTGTTGGTGAAGCCATTGATCGACAGGCCGGTGAACGCCAGCGCGTCCTCGACGTTCGGGTTCTGCTTGACGATCTCGCCCATGCGGCGAATCACTTCATCGGTGCGGTCCAGCGTCGCGCCATCGGGCAACTGCGCAAAGCCCACCAGGTATTGCTTGTCCTGCGCCGGCACGAAGCCGCCGGGCACCAGCTTGAACAGGCCCCAGGTCGCGCCGACCAGCGCCAGATAGATCACCAGCATCAGCGCCTTGCGGCCGATCACGCGCTGCACGCCGCCGCTGTAGGCATCCGAGCCGCGCTGGAACAGCCGGTTGAAGCGTCGGAAGAAGCCGCCCAGCACGCGGTCCATGCCGCGCGTGAGCGCGTCCTTGGGCGCATCGTGGCCCTTGAGCAGCAGCGCGCTGAGCGCGGGCGCGAGCGTCAGCGAGTTGATCGCTGAAATCACCGTGGAGATCGCGATGGTCACCGCGAACTGGCGGTAGAACTGGCCCGTGAGCCCGCTGATGAAGGCCAGCGGCACGAACACCGCGACCAGCACCAAGGCAATCGCAATGATCGGGCCCGACACCTCGCGCATCGCGCGGTAGGTGGCTTCGCGCGGCGACAGGCCGGTCTCGATATTGCGCTCGACGTTTTCCACGACCACGATGGCGTCGTCGACCACGATGCCGATGGCCAGCACCAAGCCGAACAGGCTCAGCGCGTTGATCGAGAAGCCCAGCAGGTGCAGCACGGCAAAGGTGCCGACCACCGACACCGGCACGGCCAGCAGCGGAATGATCGAGGCGCGCCAGGTCTGCAGGAACAGCACCACCACCAGCACCACCAGCGCCACGGCTTCGAGCAGCGTGGTGATCACCGACTTGATCGAGGCGCGCACGAACTGCGTCGGGTCGTAGGCAATGCGGAACTCCACGCCTTCGGGCATGTTCTTTTGCAGCTCGGCCATGGTGGCGCGCACATTCGCCGAGATGTCGAGCGCGTTCGAGCCCGGTGCCTGGAACACGCCCATGCCCACCGCGGGCTCGTTGTTGAGCAGCGAGCGCAGCGCGTAATCGGCCGCGCCGAGTTCGAGCCGCGCGACATCGCGCAGCCGCGTCACCGCGCCGTCGGCGCCCGACTTGACGATGATGTCGCCGAACTCCTCCTCGGTCTGCAGCCGGCCCTGGGCGTTGATCGACAGCTGCATGTCCACGCCGGGCAGGCCGGGCGAGGCGCCGACCACGCCGGCCGCGGCCTGCACGTTCTGGCCGCGGATGGCAGCCACGACATCGGCCGCCGACAGGCCGCGCTGCGCGATCTTCTGCGGGTCGAGCCAGGCGCGCATGGCATAGTCGCCGCCGCCGAAGATCTGCACCTGGCCGACGCCGGGAATGCGCGCGAGCCGGTCCTTGACGTTGAGCACCGCGTAGTTGCGCAGGTAGTCGATGTCATAGCGGCCGTTGGGCGAGGCCATGTGCACGACCATGGTCAGGTCGGGCGCGCTCTTGATGGTGGTGATGCCGAGCCGGCGCACCTCCTCGGGCAGGCGCGGCTCGGCCTGCGAGACGCGGTTTTGCACCAGCTGCTGCGCCTTGTCGGGGTCGGTGCCGAGCGCGAACGTCACGGTGAGCGTCATCACGCCATCGGTCGTCGCCTGGCTGCCCATGTAGAGCATGCCTTCGACGCCGTTGATCGATTCCTCGAGCGGCGTGGCGACGGTCTCGGCAATCACCTTGGGGTTGGCGCCCGGGTACTGGGCGCGCACCACCACCGACGGCGGCGCGACATCGGGATACTCCGAGATCGGCAGCGCGCGCAAGGCGATCAGGCCGGCCAGGAAGATCAGCACCGACAGCACGCCGGCAAAGATCGGTCGGTCGATGAAAAAGCGGGAAAGATTCATGGTGTTCTTCTGGTGGTTCAGCGCGTTCAGGCGGCTGGTGCCTTGGCGAGCATGGGCACGTCCTGGGCTTCAATGCGCGCGCCGGGACGCACGCGCTGCAAGCCGTTGACGACCACGCGCTCGCCGGCCTGGAGTCCCGAAGTGACGATGCGCAGGCCCTCGAAGGGCGCGCCCAGCTGCACCTCGCGGTACTCGGCGGTGTCGCCCGCGCCCACGACCATCACGTATTTCTTGTTCTGGTCGGTGCCGACCGCGCGTTCGCTGACCAGCACCGCCTGCGTGCTGCGCGCCTGGCCCATGCGGATGCGCGCGAACTGGCCCGGCATCAGCGCGCCGTCGGCGTTGTCGAACACCGCGCGCACCCGCACCGTGCCGCTTTGCGCATCGACCTGGTTGTCGATCAGCTGCAGCTGGCCGGTATGCGGCGTGCCGCCGGCCGTGCCCGTGCCCATCTGCACCGGAATGCGCTCGATGCGCGCGCGCCCGCCCGGCCCCGCGGCCAGGCCGTCCAGGGCCTTGACCACCACCTGCTCGTCGCTGTCGAAACTCGCATAGATCGGGCTCACCGACACCAGCGTGGTCAGCACCGGCGCGCCCGCGCCCGACGCCACCAGGTTGCCGACGGTGACTTCGACGCGGCCCGCGCGGCCCGCGATCGGCGCGCGCACCTCGGTGTATCCCAGGTTCAGGCGCGCGGTCTGCAGCGCCGCCTGCGCGGCGCGCAGGTTGGCATCGGCTTCGCGCTGCGCGTTCACGCGCTCGTCGTGTTCGCGCTGCGCAATCGCGCGCTCTTCCCACAGCCGCGTCGAGCGCTCCATTTCACTGCGGGTGTACGACAGCCGCGCCTGCGCGGCCACGACCTGGGCCTGCGCGCGGTCGACCTCGGCCGCGAACGGCGCCGGATCGACGCTGAACAGCAAGTCGCCCTTCTTCACCAGCGCGCCTTCGCGAAAGTGCACGGCCTGCACCGCGCCGGCCACGCGCGGGCGGATATCGACGCGCTGCACGGCTTCAAGCCGGCCCGAGAATTCGTCCCAGAGCGCGACGTCCTGCTGCACGACCTGGGCCACGGAGACGGGAATTGCCGGCGGCGCGGCCGGCGCACC encodes:
- a CDS encoding efflux transporter outer membrane subunit, giving the protein MKPIPHPGRRTLALLTPLFAALVLAGCASALPAPPENAGVEIPARFSGAPAAAAAAAEAQPRGAWWLAFADPQLSALVERAGDANTDIQAAAARLAEARALLRSADAQRLPQLGASAGVGRQAGAQSTGGAAPATLGTAGLNLSYEVDLSGRLSQASAAALQDAQARAALLQSTRLMVQADVAQAYLQLRGLQDERALLAQSLDIYRDSLRLTSRRFEAGDAAELDLARMQTEVSATASELLALDRQQALLRNALALLVGDVAGAFSVAPGAPAALPLIPAGVPAAVLARRPDVAAAQATVQAALARVGVAQAAWFPQIVLTAQGGYASPELGDLLRWSARSWGVNALLSLPVFDGGQRAAQEQGAKARLEAAVAAQRGQVLTAFRDVEDQLSALRLLGEQSQVLAQAVESAERASHLSDVRWRNGYVSQLELLDARRNALRQRRNALQLRSAQYTTTVMLIRALGGSWEPAAGASRIAPAS
- a CDS encoding efflux RND transporter permease subunit, translating into MNLSRFFIDRPIFAGVLSVLIFLAGLIALRALPISEYPDVAPPSVVVRAQYPGANPKVIAETVATPLEESINGVEGMLYMGSQATTDGVMTLTVTFALGTDPDKAQQLVQNRVSQAEPRLPEEVRRLGITTIKSAPDLTMVVHMASPNGRYDIDYLRNYAVLNVKDRLARIPGVGQVQIFGGGDYAMRAWLDPQKIAQRGLSAADVVAAIRGQNVQAAAGVVGASPGLPGVDMQLSINAQGRLQTEEEFGDIIVKSGADGAVTRLRDVARLELGAADYALRSLLNNEPAVGMGVFQAPGSNALDISANVRATMAELQKNMPEGVEFRIAYDPTQFVRASIKSVITTLLEAVALVVLVVVLFLQTWRASIIPLLAVPVSVVGTFAVLHLLGFSINALSLFGLVLAIGIVVDDAIVVVENVERNIETGLSPREATYRAMREVSGPIIAIALVLVAVFVPLAFISGLTGQFYRQFAVTIAISTVISAINSLTLAPALSALLLKGHDAPKDALTRGMDRVLGGFFRRFNRLFQRGSDAYSGGVQRVIGRKALMLVIYLALVGATWGLFKLVPGGFVPAQDKQYLVGFAQLPDGATLDRTDEVIRRMGEIVKQNPNVEDALAFTGLSINGFTNSSNSGVVFVTLKPFAERTRADQSGAAVAGQLNQAFGSIQEAFIALFPPPPVAGLGTTGGFKLQIEDRASLGYEAMDAAVKAFMAKAYQTPELAGLFTSWQVNVPQLYANIDRTKARQLGVPVTDIFETLQIYLGSLYANDFNQFGRTYSVRVQADAAFRARAEDVGLLQVRSSTGQMVPLSALMKLEPSFGPERAMRYNGFLSADVSGGPAPGFSSGQAQAAIERVADETLPQGIGFEWTELTYQEILAGNSALLVFPLAILLVFLVLAAQYESLTLPIAIILIVPMGLLAAMTGVWLSGGDNNVFTQIGLIVLVGLSAKNAILIVEFARELEFAGRTPVQAAIEASRLRLRPILMTSLAFVMGVLPLVLATGAGAEMRSAMGVAVFFGMIGVTAFGLFLTPVFYVLLRRMAGNRPLLQHPQAGPAGSGANAHPVLAAPRGPAE
- a CDS encoding ATP-binding cassette domain-containing protein, whose amino-acid sequence is MSDPLCFVKNIVKLGELKSRILLSFAAIGFYSAAMVAQPFLIALIVREMAQQSTMEVRVGVVFLAAAMVLSGAMAYAVAEINNSVLQDIRCTSKYALYECLLSKPLEFFHGLNQGSIEAAVATASQAVRTMVFEGLNALVRALFFIVFSAVLVFVKLPVHGFIFVVAAAFYCCMAYRLARSSSRHVADAVLATVSASKEVSDIIFNIDSVVGNDMGYVERNRISTFLEVERAAYRKAQALMDRNDFLQRSFLALVFIVFIVSVAASGGGDAASAVMLYVIGLISYVQLDTVGKSLNTVFEQLHKLETVLEGLEYGGVKDEPLQSAIFDTGAVGVDIDHVFFHYVEGRPLLCDLCIKLEPAGRYLITGPSGTGKSSLLKILAGRLEPQAGQVRYAGRAARALSRRDRSRLMSIIPQDAKLFDRSVYANATYGLEHVPYDEVQTLLLGLKLERLQRQEGACWLDAGVGKDGLDLSGGERQRILLARAILQARPLLLLDEATSALDAQTEAAVLQLLHERLPDTTIVAVSHRPHAQQAGYRTLALDQGAMP
- a CDS encoding PRC-barrel domain-containing protein, translated to MNTPNTVSSVISSDRVNGTNVYNPAGEKLGTIDTLMIDKLSGKVRYAVMEFGGFLGIGTDRYPLPWDTLKYEPEMGGYVVSLQREQLEGAPRYARDDYPEYTDEYGRRVNDYYGVPYI
- a CDS encoding efflux RND transporter periplasmic adaptor subunit; this translates as MKPHFLSSLPQRWRTAAIAAAAIAVVGGAAFGLQASAQGAAEGAPAAPPAIPVSVAQVVQQDVALWDEFSGRLEAVQRVDIRPRVAGAVQAVHFREGALVKKGDLLFSVDPAPFAAEVDRAQAQVVAAQARLSYTRSEMERSTRLWEERAIAQREHDERVNAQREADANLRAAQAALQTARLNLGYTEVRAPIAGRAGRVEVTVGNLVASGAGAPVLTTLVSVSPIYASFDSDEQVVVKALDGLAAGPGGRARIERIPVQMGTGTAGGTPHTGQLQLIDNQVDAQSGTVRVRAVFDNADGALMPGQFARIRMGQARSTQAVLVSERAVGTDQNKKYVMVVGAGDTAEYREVQLGAPFEGLRIVTSGLQAGERVVVNGLQRVRPGARIEAQDVPMLAKAPAA